A genomic region of Phragmites australis chromosome 2, lpPhrAust1.1, whole genome shotgun sequence contains the following coding sequences:
- the LOC133902085 gene encoding uncharacterized protein LOC133902085: MPGHAVIDRQHREGAARLYNDYFANNPVYGDVLFRPRFRISRRLFLRIAAAVEDHDTWFRQGRDATGKLGLSPLQKMTAAIRQLAYGVSSDAVDEYVRIGASTTMLSLRKYVQSIVEMFREEYLRAPNETDTARLLAEGEHRGFPGMLGSIDCMHWVWKNCPKVWHGAYTCHTRKPSIVLEAVALLIDGSAPPVSYNINSNRYNMGYYLGDSIYPEWATIVKAIPAPRGNKSIHFSAMQAAVRKDVERAFGVLQARFAIVRGPARVWD; the protein is encoded by the exons ATGCCCGGCCATGCGGTTATAGACCGGCAACATCGCGAAGGTGCTGCTAGGCTGTACAACGACTACTTCGCCAACAACCCTGTGTACGGTGATGTCCTGTTTCGTCCAAG GTTTCGTATATCGCGGCGGTTGTTCTTGCGTATTGCGGCCGCTGTGGAGGACCATGACACCTGGTTCAGGCAGGGAAGGGATGCAACGGGGAAGCTTGGCCTTAGTCCGTTACAAAAAATGACAGCAGCCATACGGCAACTAGCATACGGCGTCAGTTCCGATGCAGTTGACGAGTACGTGCGGATAGGGGCGAGCACGACGATGCTGTCATTGCGGAAATATGTGCAATCTATTGTGGAGATGTTCAGAGAAGAATATCTCCGGGCTCCCAATGAAACTGACACCGCGCGCCTCCTGGCAGAAGGCGAGCACCGTGGGTTCCCCGGGATGCTCGGGAGCatcgattgcatgcattgggtaTGGAAGAACTGTCCAAAAGTGTGGCATGGCGCGTACACATGCCATACTCGCAAGCCTTCTATAGTTTTGGAGGCGGTTGCGTT GCTTATCGATGGGAGTGCCCCACCTGTGTCGTACAACATAAATAGTAACAGGTACAACATGGGATACTACCTCGGCGACAGCATATACCCCGAATGGGCGACCATAGTGAAGGCAATTCCTGCACCAAGAGGCAACAAGAGCATCCATTTCTCCGCGATGCAAGCAGCTGTCCGCAAGGATGTGGAACGTGCATTTGGTGTCTTGCAAGCTAGGTTTGCTATTGTTCGTGGACCAGCTAGAGTATGGGATTAG
- the LOC133902074 gene encoding uncharacterized protein LOC133902074 — protein MSDEKGRKKVTSRKKKKVDAKTDRTKWTDEEDELLVSAWLNVSQDPVVRTDQSKETYWGRITKYFNTYKKESMMPRTDKALINHMKLITDAVTKFTMHYRKVEQLNPSGTNERDKMAQACTAYKALEGKPFAYTHCWVLLAEHPKWHAHESAKAQKVLDLAEAQCSQAAGNDVPNDAASNVSTDLPRPIGCDQAKASRAHKSPSQSSVPTVSGGVYERQLQDISETKKVMVELKKEQLEVMRLQATVRVNDQDIRIMKVDLDSVSSPLREYYRKRQEDIMAQWKLLEDQE, from the exons ATGAGCGATGAGAAGGGTAGGAAGAAGGTTacctcgaggaagaagaagaaggtggacgCGAAAACTGATAGAACCAAATGGACTGACGAGGAAGATGAGTTGTTGGTGTCGGCCTGGCTTAACGTGAGCCAAGATCCGGTGGTGCGCACGGATCAGTCCAAAGAGACCTATTGGGGCCGTATCACAAAGTACTTCAACACTTACAAGAAGGAAAGCATGATGCCGAGGACCGATAAAGCGCTCATAAATCATATGAAGCTGATCACGGATGCTGTGACAAAATTTACGATGCATTACAGGAAGGTGGAGCAGCTGAACCCGAGTGGCACCAATGAACGTGACAAG ATGGCTCAAGCGTGCACCGCATATAAAGCACTTGAGGGCAAACCATTCGCGTACACGCATTGTTGGGTGCTGCTGGCCGAGCACCCAAAGTGGCATGCACACGAATCGGCAAAGGCGCAGAAGGTCTTGGATCTTGCGGAAGCTCAGTGCAGCCAAGCTGCGGGCAACGACGTCCCTAATGATGCGGCTTCCAACGTGTCGACGGACCTTCCCCGTCCTATTGGCTGTGACCAAGCGAAGGCTTCCCGTGCACACAAGTCACCGTCCCAGTCTTCAGTTCCCACCGTGTCCGGAGGAGTTTATGAAAGACAATTGCAGGACATAAGTGAAACAAAGAAAGTGATGGTGGAGCTTAAGAAGGAGCAGCTGGAGGTGATGCGGCTCCAAGCCACTGTCCGAGTGAATGACCAAGACATAAGAATTATGAAGGTTGATTTGGACAGTGTTTCAAGCCCACTGCGCGAGTATTATAGGAAGCGCCAGGAAGACATAATGGCGCAGTGGAAGCTCCTAGAGGACCAAGAGTAG
- the LOC133896445 gene encoding putative disease resistance protein RGA4: MGTILDALTSKFLTKLGEIIQDEVVITLSVKKDIKRLKKNLEHFSAVREDAEALAMQDRGIESWWKSMTDVMFDVDDIIDHFTVHSQKLVQPPRLVCCNQSLFSCFTKLSFDHRAAKRIKDINEKLDEIKMNREMFSLERTNHQQFQMTVVDRTQTSPIDELEVVGKDIKQAADDMVKMIVSNCHENKSTVFGIQGMGGIGKTTLAQRIYNEQRIRERFQVHIWLCISQSYTEIGLLKQAIRMAGATCDQLETKTELLPHLMDTIRGKSLFLVLDDVWKSDVWIDLLRTPFERCLNAHILVTTRDLDVLAEMHATYTHQVNKMNDYDGLELLVKKSFRPYEQISESSDVGYQIVKKCDGLPLAIKVVAGVLSTKRTKAEWESIRDSQWSIHGLPRELGGPLYLSYSNLPPQLKQCFLWCALLPPNFDIKRDAVAYWWVAEGFVRKEHKYSVHEIAEEYYHELIRRNLLQPKPEFVDKCVSTMHDLLRSLGQYLTKDHSLFMNAENNKALSNLRRLCISSAIEEIPAIEEQKCMRSLLIFNNKNFKSLNEDIFRKLEHIRILVMSGTGIQSVPESVGNLVMLRLLDLSFTKINKLPESIGSLISLEYLSLRGCYKLNSLPASLIRLSNISFLHLDQAAIDHVPEGITKFQQLYNLRGVFESGTGFRLDELQCLPNIQRLSVEKLEKATPGGALVLKKSRNLRELWLHCTMGMSTHDRTHYQANEVERIQQVCEMLIPSPSLLYIFLVGFPGVRLPEWLCSEPEHKLPNLAHMHLNECISCSQLPPAGQMPELLVLNIRGADAVVSIGAELLGKGVISAAAFFPKLELLHIIDMRNLESWSLNTGNLCDNMDVKNQQLVLMPCLKRLLLLDCPKLRALPEDLHSVVNLKRIHIEGAHKLQEVANLPVVVWLKVKNNRCLRRISNLCKLQDLFAQDCPELDQAESLSSLKRLYMVDCPNAQQFRKCVLKEEQDVLVHAATLGGDGRDIFPDESLYN, from the coding sequence ATGGGCACAATTTTGGATGCTCTCACTTCGAAATTCCTGACAAAGCTTGGTGAGATTATCCAGGATGAGGTTGTGATAACTTTGAGTGTGAAAAAGGACATCAAAAGGCTCAAGAAAAATCTGGAACATTTCAGTGCTGTTCGTGAGGATGCCGAAGCTCTGGCCATGCAAGATAGAGGGATAGAGTCATGGTGGAAGAGCATGACCGACGTTATGTTCGATGTGGATGATATAATAGATCATTTCACAGTTCACTCACAGAAGCTTGTCCAGCCACCTAGATTGGTATGTTGCAATCAGTCCCTTTTCTCGTGTTTCACGAAGCTTTCATTTGATCACAGGGCTGCTAAAAGAATTAAGGATATAAACGAAAAGCTTGATGAAATTAAAATGAACAGAGAGATGTTCAGCTTGGAGAGAACCAATCATCAACAGTTTCAAATGACTGTTGTGGACAGAACTCAGACATCTCCCATAGATGAACTAGAGGTTGTTGGAAAAGATATCAAACAGGCTGCCGACGACATGGTCAAAATGATCGTTAGTAACTGTCATGAGAACAAATCAACTGTTTTTGGTATTCAAGGGATGGGTGGCATCGGCAAGACGACATTAGCCCAGAGGATATATAACGAGCAGAGGATAAGAGAGAGATTCCAAGTTCATATATGGTTGTGCATTTCTCAGAGCTACACTGAAATTGGTTTGCTAAAGCAGGCAATACGAATGGCAGGAGCAACATGTGATCAACTTGAGACCAAGACGGAACTTCTTCCACATCTCATGGACACTATCAGAGGAAAAAGTTTATTTCTCGTTTTGGATGATGTGTGGAAATCTGATGTCTGGATTGATCTTCTTCGGACGCCTTTTGAGAGATGCTTGAATGCCCATATCCTTGTCACCACAAGAGACCTGGATGTTTTGGCAGAAATGCATGCAACATATACTCACCAAGTAAACAAAATGAATGATTATGATGGCCTGGAACTGCTTGTGAAGAAGTCCTTCCGACCATATGAGCAAATAAGTGAATCTAGTGATGTTGGGTATCAAATAGTAAAAAAATGTGATGGACTTCCTCTAGCCATCAAGGTTGTTGCGGGTGTCCTGTCAACTAAAAGAACAAAAGCAGAATGGGAGAGCATCCGAGATAGCCAATGGTCTATTCATGGGCTTCCCAGAGAACTAGGAGGCCCCCTGTATTTAAGTTACAGCAACTTACCCCCTCAACTGAAGCAGTGCTTTCTTTGGTGTGCTTTGTTGCCTCCAAATTTTGATATTAAGCGTGATGCTGTTGCTTACTGGTGGGTCGCCGAAGGTTTTGTGAGGAAAGAGCACAAGTACTCAGTTCATGAGATTGCTGAAGAGTACTACCATGAGCTAATTAGGAGGAATCTTCTGCAACCAAAACCAGAATTCGTGGACAAATGTGTCTCAACAATGCATGATTTGTTGAGGTCACTTGGACAATATTTGACGAAGGATCACTCCTTATTCATGAATGCAGAAAATAACAAAGCCCTATCAAATTTGCGCCGCTTATGTATCAGCAGTGCTATAGAAGAAATACCTGCCATAGAAGAGCAGAAGTGCATGAGGAGCCTCCTAATTTTTAATAACAAAAACTTCAAGTCACTTAACGAAGACATTTTCAGAAAGCTTGAGCATATACGTATCTTAGTTATGAGTGGAACAGGCATCCAAAGTGTACCAGAGTCAGTGGGAAACTTGGTGATGTTGAGGTTGCTAGATCTAAGCTTTACAAAAATTAACAAGCTCCCAGAGTCCATAGGAAGCCTTATCAGTCTTGAATACCTCTCACTGCGTGGTTGCTATAAGTTGAATAGCCTGCCAGCTAGTTTAATTAGACTATCCAACATAAGTTTTCTTCATCTAGATCAGGCTGCAATTGATCATGTTCCTGAAGGAATTACGAAGTTCCAGCAGCTCTACAACCTTAGAGGAGTTTTCGAAAGCGGCACTGGGTTCAGGTTGGATGAATTACAGTGTCTCCCCAATATCCAACGTCTCTCGGTTGAAAAGCTAGAAAAAGCAACACCAGGGGGTGCACTTGTACTCAAGAAGAGTCGTAATCTCAGAGAACTGTGGCTGCACTGCACAATGGGCATGAGTACTCATGATAGAACTCATTACCAGGCCAACGAAGTTGAAAGAATCCAGCAAGTCTGTGAGATGCTTATTCCATCACCAAGCCTACTATATATTTTCCTTGTTGGGTTCCCTGGTGTAAGGTTACCAGAATGGCTCTGTTCAGAACCGGAGCATAAGCTGCCAAATTTGGCTCATATGCACCTCAATGAGTGCATATCATGTTCACAGCTTCCACCAGCAGGCCAGATGCCAGAACTACTAGTGCTTAATATCAGAGGTGCAGATGCAGTAGTGAGTATCGGTGCAGAACTCCTGGGGAAAGGCGTGATTAGTGCAGCAGCTTTTTTCCCAAAGCTCGAATTGCTTCACATCATTGACATGCGCAATTTGGAAAGTTGGTCCCTCAACACTGGAAACCTGTGTGATAACATGGATGTCAAAAATCAACAGCTCGTTCTGATGCCTTGTCTTAAGCGCCTGTTGCTTCTTGATTGCCCAAAACTAAGAGCTCTTCCTGAAGATTTGCATAGTGTTGTCAATTTAAAAAGAATTCACATTGAAGGTGCACACAAGCTGCAAGAAGTTGCCAACCTTCCTGTAGTTGTGTGGCTCAAGGTCAAGAATAACAGATGTTTGAGGAGGATCTCCAATCTTTGTAAGCTGCAGGACTTGTTTGCCCAGGACTGCCCAGAACTGGATCAGGCAGAGAGCCTTAGCTCACTGAAACGCTTGTACATGGTTGACTGCCCGAACGCCCAGCAATTCAGGAAGTGCGTCCTGAAAGAAGAACAAGACGTCCTAGTCCATGCTGCAACACTTGGTGGGGATGGCCGGGATATCTTTCCAGATGAATCTCTCTATAATTAG
- the LOC133896431 gene encoding E3 ubiquitin-protein ligase PRT6-like translates to MAGIDAGEEAAPPLPELSAQQRVEQKLILYGVPEEQLQEHQEGLLLYMEEHKEQIPDTVRVILSAGTAVLESQRASKKDANSSSSGDAYSESLSWLQWLMFNKEPEAMLDDLEHSAGERAVCGAVWGQNDLAYRCRTCENDHTCAICVPCFQNGNHKDHDYSIMYTGGGCCDCGDATAWKREGFCSKHKGAEQIKLLPEELASSAGPVLDALLHFWKERICLVEPPRAKGNGGNSCKRIAEELTISVVNMLLEFCTCSESLLSFVSLRIRECPDLLDALTRAERLLDKKVVKKLHELLLKLISDPAFKYEFAKVFIRYYPVTFGEVIKGCNDSLLEEYPLMPTFSVQIFTVPTLTRRLVHEVNLLGVILGCLTDLFLSCIGEDGRLQTNKWGNLFEASIRLLEDTRYVLSHEEVSKYVTYERPDITRSWIKLLSLVQGMDPQKRVTSIHAEDENEHLSAPFVLGHYLGIVQNLLMRGSFSPPDQHESTDVTVCSTAIKGMESAENHRHAKVGRVSQESSVSNFNSRDSSLSCGLPSPAAWLILQCLRAIESWLEPDIALRSKLSSLDASSSDSRNFIALLEEPLTSDKGSPNSKIGVAGVKINEGSQSDGIADCHEASSSVQERGNMMQVDQEGMPQASNRTGKGKMHDSSNTTDIQLHPENAVTYTLTDGSLLYAHPDSRIEEPGILNTRRWPHVVFDVSSQETSFHIPLHRMLSLLLRKALKKCFGEDAKPEERLVAQSNEFFSHVLRGCEPYGFASIVMEHPLRVRVFCAQVRAGMWRKNGDAAILSAEWYRSVQWLEQGLESDLFLLQCCAALSSPEFFVRTIQERFGLSSYTSLDLAEQNEYESVLMQEMLTFLIQLVKERRFCGLSTADNLKRELIYKLAIGDATHSQIVKSLPRDLSSSDELQNVLDSLAVYSNPSGMKQGKYALRKTCWKELDLYHPRWNSRELQIAEERYYRFCKISALNAQLPQWTHVFSPLRSISHIATSKAVLQIVRAVLFYAVYGDISSASRAPDNVLVTGLHLLWLALDICESEIKMDANQYGMDIVQHDDESWVVLSSYTEEVFPILTYSTELVAPESDKVKKESMLTLLVSLMRKYKEENDVTFSGSKYCNIPSLIESLLKKFAKLSKECMFTLRQMAPHIVPSTPDHASTKESLGSSSDSMEKKAKARQRQAAIMAKMRAEQSKFAESMKSSGNEGHDVPMSEPDVSSSTGVVSEESLLVCSLCRESDSKSPLCFLILLQKSRLATFVEMGNPSWENPTQANKTSGSVKREESPDSSVSGSSTSEELIHDTTVEPSFDLDNTEVDAFLDFSNEQHPLIRYISSFPSGHFNSNADDIISLEAIEDDIYKSIVNDLFGSSNAHIQDGEQTLSSSTSNITAGPKKTRSPKRTVLGTYVSCLSAKNRHSSLYDVASKSSASLTTRNRFGPVDCDGIHISSCGHAVHQECHDRYLFSLKQRYIRRLGFEGGHIVDPDLGELLCPVCRRFANSILPASPDFSSETLKKVTPIVQTMSPEAVTTTSDVNISNLQFPRALSVLESAGKIVGQSKFLKALSGKINDTTEPALDPSLRRLAMLYYPRSHSSFSASERLNPSLFLWDTLRYSVVSTEIASRGRMSSQSAGSKSCLESLRCELNSSSGFILSLLFRVAHSARNLNRLEVLLRFEGIQLLSGSICSCISGYKDVLNATKRKGTLPPMVDPASEGPLFPDIQFWKQCADPVLAQDPFSSLMSTLFCLPVQFLSSTEFFIPFVHLFYIVCVIQALITCYGEETFDRSSFNDCLLNDVCKTMSGYDIAREYFVSKYINPSCHPKDMVRRLTYPYLRKCALLWELLRSSSAAPLYDSSNIWEGSHLYLSNSTADGSSSLTMELNGIRELEHLFQIQSLDLILRDESVHMLALKWSQHFGEDYSSRKYRGTLFSTPAVPFRLMQLPPVYQVLLERYIKMQCPDCGSVPDEPALCLFCGKLCSPSWKPCCRTGKCLNHATQCGAGVGIFLLVRKTTILLQRSARLAFWPSPYLDAFGEEDHEMQRGKPLYLSPERYAALTYLVASHSLDRTSEVLRQTTISFYGSD, encoded by the exons ATGGCCGGGATcgacgccggcgaggaggcggccCCACCGCTGCCGGAGTTGTCGGCGCAGCAGCGCGTCGAGCAG AAGCTCATTCTCTATGGAGTACCCGAAGAACAGCTGCAAGAACACCAAGAAGGCTTACTCCTTTACATGGAGGAGCACAAGGAGCAGATACCTGATACCGTGAGGGTCATCTTGTCAGCAGGTACTGCTGTATTGGAGTCCCAAAGGGCCTCAAAGAAGGACGCAAACAGTAGCAGCAGTGGCGATGCATATAGTGAGAGTTTGTCTTGGTTGCAGTGGTTGATGTTCAACAAGGAGCCAGAAGCGATGCTTGATGACTTGGAGCATTCTGCAGGAGAGCGTGCAGTCTGTGGGGCTGTCTGGGGACAGAATGACCTTGCTTATCGCTGCCGGACTTGTGAGAATGACCACACATGTGCGATTTGTGTCCCGTGCTTCCAGAATGGAAATCACAAGGATCATGATTACTCCATCATGTATACAGGGGGTGGATGTTGTGACTGTGGGGATGCTACCGCCTGGAAGCGTGAAGGGTTCTGCTCAAAGCACAAAGGGGCTGAGCAGATTAAGCTTCTTCCAGAGGAGCTCGCGAGTTCTGCAGGACCTGTGTTGGATGCACTCTTGCATTTTTGGAAGGAGAGGATATGCCTGGTGGAACCACCCCGTGCAAAGGGTAATGGTGGTAACTCTTGCAAGAGGATTGCTGAAGAGCTGACAATTTCTGTTGTTAACATGCTTCTTGAGTTCTGCACATGCAGTGAAAGCCTTCTTAGTTTCGTGTCCCTAAGGATCCGTGAGTGCCCGGATCTGTTAGATGCATTAACTAGGGCAGAAAGGTTACTTGACAAGAAGGTTGTGAAAAAATTGCATGAGTTGTTATTGAAGCTTATCAGTGACCCAGCTTTTAAGTATGAGTTCGCCAAGGTTTTCATACGCTACTACCCTGTTACATTTGGCGAAGTTATTAAAGGGTGCAATGATTCACTACTGGAGGAGTATCCACTGATGCCAACTTTTTCTGTGCAAATATTCACCGTGCCTACGCTGACTCGAAGGCTTGTGCACGAGGTTAATTTGTTGGGTGTTATTCTTGGATGCTTGACAGATCTATTTCTTTCTTGCATTGGTGAGGATGGTCGTTTACAG ACAAACAAATgggggaatttatttgaagctTCTATTCGATTATTAGAAGATACGCGATATGTCCTGAGTCATGAGGAGGTTTCTAAGTATGTCACTTATGAGAGGCCGGATATAACACGGTCATGGATTAAGCTCTTATCACTTGTGCAAGGAATGGATCCTCAGAAGAGAGTGACAAGCATTCATGCTGAAGATGAGAATGAGCATCTATCTGCGCCTTTCGTGCTCGGGCACTATCTTGGCATCGTTCAGAATCTTCTGATGAGGGGATCATTTTCTCCTCCTGATCAACATGAATCAACAGATGTTACGGTTTGCTCCACTGCAATAAAAGGCATGGAAAGTGCCGAGAATCATCGGCATGCAAAAGTTGGAAGGGTCTCCCAGGAGAGCTCAGTATCCAATTTTAACAGCAGAGACAGTTCTTTGAGTTGTGGATTGCCATCACCTGCTGCTTGGTTGATTCTTCAATGCCTGAGAGCTATTGAAAGTTGGTTGGAACCTGATATAGCTCTGAGGAGCAAACTGTCCTCCCTTGATGCTAGCAGCAGCGATTCTCGCAATTTTATAGCTTTGCTTGAAGAGCCTTTGACTTCTGATAAGGGAAGCCCAAATTCAAAGATTGGTGTGGCGGGTGTCAAGATAAATGAAGGATCACAATCAGATGGTATTGCAGATTGTCATGAGGCATCTAGTTCTGTGCAGGAGCGTGGCAACATGATGCAGGTTGACCAAGAAGGGATGCCTCAGGCTAGTAACAGAACAGGCAAAGGAAAGATGCATGATAGCAGCAACACAACAGATATACAGTTGCACCCTGAGAATGCTGTTACTTATACACTGACTGACGGCAGCCTTTTGTATGCTCATCCAGATTCAAGAATTGAGGAACCAGGTATACTCAACACAAGAAGGTGGCCTCATGTTGTCTTTGATGTCAGTTCACAAGAAACATCGTTTCATATCCCTTTACACCGTATGCTTTCGTTACTATTGCGGAAGGCATTGAAGAAATGTTTTGGAGAAGATGCCAAGCCAGAGGAACGTTTGGTTGCGCAGTCCAATGAGTTCTTCTCTCATGTACTTAGAGGTTGTGAGCCTTATGGGTTTGCTTCAATTGTGATGGAGCATCCGCTAAGAGTGAGAGTATTTTGTGCCCAAGTGCGTGCTGGAATGTGGCGTAAGAACGGTGATGCAGCTATACTGAGTGCTGAGTGGTACCGCTCTGTGCAATG GCTTGAACAAGGTTTGGAGTCGGACCTGTTTCTGCTTCAATGTTGTGCTGCACTATCTTCTCCAGAGTTCTTTGTTAGGACCATTCAAGAACGATTTGGTTTGTCCAGTTATACATCGTTGGATCTTGCAGAACAGAATGA GTATGAGTCTGTTCTGATGCAAGAAATGTTAACTTTTCTCATACAATTAGTTAAAGAACGCCGATTTTGTGGGCTCTCCACAGCAGACAACTTGAAGAGAGAATTGATCTATAAGTTAGCTATTGGTGATGCCACCCATAGCCAGATTGTGAAGTCTCTTCCTCGTGATCTTTCATCAAGTGATGAACTTCAAAATGTTCTGGATTCGCTCGCAGTTTATTCTAATCCATCTGGCATGAAGCAG GGTAAGTATGCACTTCGCAAAACATGCTGGAAGGAACTGGACTTGTATCACCCCCGCTGGAATTCCAGGGAATTACAAATTGCCGAGGAGAGATATTAccgtttctgcaaaatttctgCTCTAAATGCTCAGCTACCTCAGTGGACTCATGTTTTTAGCCCCTTGAGAAGCATCTCTCACATTGCTACCTCCAAGGCTGTCCTTCAGATTGTTCGTGCTGTCCTCTTTTATGCTGTTTACGGTGATATATCATCGGCATCACGCGCCCCTGATAATGTTCTTGTGACGGGTTTGCATCTGCTTTGGTTGGCACTTGATATATGTGAATCAGAAATTAAAATGGACGCGAACCAATATGGCATGGACATAGTGCAGCATGATGATGAATCATGGGTTGTCCTGTCATCATATACGGAAGAGGTTTTTCCCATCTTGACCTACTCTACTGAACTAGTTGCCCCAGAGTCTGACAAAGTAAAGAAAGAAAGCATGTTAACCTTGCTTGTTTCATTAATGCGCAAATACAAAGAAGAGAACGATGTCACCTTTTCCGGATCCAAGTACTGCAATATTCCATCTCTAATTGAGAGCTTGTTAAAGAAATTTGCCAAGTTAAGTAAGGAGTGCATGTTTACATTAAGACAAATGGCGCCACATATAGTCCCATCTACTCCAGATCATGCCAGTACCAAAGAAAGCCTAGGATCTTCTTCAGATTCCATGGAGAAGAAAGCAAAAGCCCGCCAACGCCAAGCTGCAATTATG GCGAAAATGAGAGCTGAGCAGTCTAAATTTGCTGAAAGTATGAAGTCATCAGGAAATGAGGGGCATGATGTTCCAATGTCAGAGCCAGATGTGTCCAGTTCTACTGGTGTTGTGTCTGAGGAGTCACTACTAGTTTGCTCTCTGTGCCGGGAGTCAGATTCCAAAAGCCCTCTGTGCTTTTTGATTCTTCTTCAG AAATCTCGGCTTGCAACTTTCGTTGAGATGGGTAATCCATCATGGGAAAATCCAACTCAAGCAAACAAAACGTCTGGATCAGTCAAAAGGGAAGAATCACCTGATTCCTCGGTTTCTGGCTCTTCAACTTCAGAGGAACTTATCCATGATACAACAGTAGAGCCTTCTTTTGATTTAGACAACACGGAAGTTGATGCCTTTCTTGATTTTTCAAATGAGCAACATCCACTGATTAGATATATATCATCTTTCCCAAGTGGACATTTCAACAGCAATGCAGATGACATTATCTCACTTGAGGCAATTGAGGATGATATTTACAAGTCTATTGTAAATGATCTATTTGGATCCAGCAATGCGCACATTCAAGATGGTGAGCAAACATTGTCATCATCTACTTCAAATATCACAGCTGGTCCGAAGAAAACCAGAAGCCCCAAACGTACTGTGCTGGGAACATATGTTAGTTGTCTTTCGGCAAAAAACCGTCATTCTTCTCTCTATGATGTGGCCTCCAAATCTTCTGCCTCTTTAACTACAAGAAACAGATTTGGTCCTGTTGATTGTGATGGCATCCACATATCATCGTGTGGGCATGCTGTACATCAGGAATGCCATGATCGATATTTGTTCTCCTTGAAACAAAG ATATATCAGGAGACTTGGTTTTGAAGGTGGCCATATTGTTGATCCCGATCTG GGAGAGTTGCTCTGTCCAGTGTGTCGCAGATTTGCCAATTCCATTCTTCCAGCATCACCTGATTTCTCTAGTGAAACATTAAAGAAGGTGACGCCAATTGTTCAAACCATGTCACCTGAAGCTGTGACAACTACATCAGATGTGAATATAAGTAACTTGCAGTTTCCTCGTGCACTGTCTGTTCTTGAAAGCGCCGGAAAAATTGTCGGTCAAAGCAAGTTTTTAAAAGCTTTATCTGGGAAGATTAATGACACTACAGAGCCAGCCCTAGATCCTTCTCTTCGAAGACTGGCTATGCTTTACTATCCTCGCAGCCATAGCAGTTTTTCAGCATCTGAAAGGCTAAATCCATCCCTGTTTCTCTGGGATACACTTAGGTACTCTGTGGTATCTACAGAAATCGCTTCTCGTGGTAGGATGTCAAGCCAATCTGCTGGATCAAAGTCCTGCTTAGAATCTTTGCGTTGCGAACTTAATTCATCGAGTGGATTCATATTGTCCCTATTGTTCCGTGTTGCTCACTCTGCACGAAATTTGAATCGCCTGGAAGTTCTTCTGAGGTTTGAAGGCATCCAACTATTATCAGGGTCTATTTGCTCTTGCATTTCTGGTTATAAAGATGTTCTGAATGCTACTAAGCGAAAAG GCACTTTGCCACCTATGGTTGATCCGGCCAGTGAGGGGCCCCTCTTCCCTGATATCCAATTTTGGAAGCAATGTGCTGATCCAGTCCTTGCTCAAGATCCATTTTCATCTTTGATGTCAACACTATTCTGTCTACCTGTTCAATTTCTATCATCCACTGAATTCTTCATCCCTTTTGTCCATCTATTTTATATTGTTTGTGTCATTCAG GCCCTGATAACGTGCTATGGAGAAGAAACTTTTGACCGATCAAGCTTCAACGACTGCCTTCTTAACGATGTTTGCAAGACAATGTCAGGATATGATATAGCCAGAGAATATTTTGTATCCAAATATATCAATCCCTCATGTCATCCAAAAGATATGGTCCGTAGATTGACATATCCTTATCTTCGGAAGTGTGCATTGCTTTGGGAGCTGCTTAGATCGTCTTCCGCTGCACCCTTGTATGACAGTTCCAATATTTGGGAAGGATCACATCTTTACTTGAGTAATAGCACAGCAGATGGCAGTTCTTCATTGACAATGGAGCTGAATGGAATAAGAGAACTGGAACACCTGTTTCAGATTCAGTCGCTGGACCTGATTCTCCGAGATGAATCTGTACATATGCTCGCCTTAAAATGGTCTCAACATTTCGGTGAAGATTACAGTTCCCGTAAATATAGAGGCACTCTCTTTTCTACCCCTGCAGTTCCATTTAGGTTGATGCAATTACCACCTGTCTACCAAGTTCTCCTAGAAAG ATATATCAAGATGCAATGCCCTGATTGTGGCTCGGTGCCTGATGAACCGGCATTGTGTTTGTTTTGTGGCAAACTATGTTCTCCTAGTTGGAAACCATGCTGCAG GACTGGTAAATGTCTGAATCATGCAACACAATGTGGTGCTGGTGTTGGCATATTTCTTTTAGTGAGG AAAACAACAATCCTGTTGCAGCGTTCTGCTCGTCTTGCCTTTTGGCCGTCTCCCTACCTTGACGCTTTCGGGGAGGAG GATCATGAAATGCAGAGAGGAAAGCCTTTATATCTAAGTCCAGAAAGATATGCAGCCCTGACATATCTG GTGGCATCTCATAGCCTTGACCGAACTTCTGAAGTCCTTAGGCAAACAACTATCAGCTTTTATGGATCTGATTAA